A DNA window from Mesorhizobium sp. C432A contains the following coding sequences:
- a CDS encoding GFA family protein — translation MTIKASCHCKATTFEVSQAPETVTQCTCSFCSKRGSLWAYYVPSQFKLTSSPENVSFYQWGSKTVKHGFCAICGCGTFTETPDWSTGKPDFDNPKISVNSRLFDDFDLDKVEVVVIDGKNLW, via the coding sequence ATGACCATCAAGGCCAGCTGTCATTGCAAGGCGACGACGTTCGAGGTTTCGCAGGCGCCCGAGACGGTAACACAATGCACCTGCTCGTTCTGCTCCAAGCGCGGTTCGCTGTGGGCTTACTACGTTCCGTCGCAATTCAAGCTCACCAGCTCGCCGGAAAACGTTTCCTTCTATCAATGGGGATCGAAGACCGTCAAACACGGGTTTTGCGCCATTTGTGGCTGCGGCACCTTCACCGAAACGCCGGACTGGTCAACCGGCAAACCGGACTTCGACAATCCCAAGATATCAGTCAATTCGCGGCTGTTCGACGATTTCGACCTCGATAAGGTCGAGGTGGTCGTCATTGACGGCAAGAACCTCTGGTAG
- a CDS encoding LysR family transcriptional regulator — protein sequence MDLLALADFNLVARHGGFGKAARSTGRPKATLSRRVGELESSLDLRLFERGARNLKLTEEGRALFERTGALLAELDETASAIASGGQRPKGRLRISAPLHFSQTAMGRIAAGFALRYPEVRLEVTTEDRHVDMIEEGYDLVIRVNPDPDESLVGRAFLRDRLVVVASPDLPRPTDGLAAPGVARGTGERQTWQVKTPGGWATLRIEPILALSTLIMVRDAVRAGIGAGRLPISLVAHDLADGTLVNWGDIDGPEISLWTLYPSRRLLSARVSAFLDFLKQAFPNGTPDELAAYIGR from the coding sequence ATGGATCTTTTAGCCCTTGCCGATTTTAACCTCGTGGCTCGCCATGGCGGCTTCGGCAAAGCGGCAAGGTCCACCGGCCGGCCCAAAGCAACATTGTCCCGGCGCGTTGGCGAATTGGAAAGCAGTCTCGATCTGCGTCTGTTCGAACGGGGTGCGCGTAACCTGAAGCTGACCGAAGAAGGACGGGCGCTCTTCGAGCGGACGGGGGCGTTGCTTGCCGAACTGGACGAGACGGCATCGGCGATTGCCTCGGGCGGTCAGAGACCCAAGGGCAGATTGCGGATCAGCGCGCCTTTGCATTTTTCGCAGACTGCAATGGGGAGGATCGCTGCGGGATTTGCCCTGAGGTATCCTGAGGTGAGGCTTGAAGTGACCACCGAAGACCGGCATGTCGACATGATCGAGGAAGGCTACGATCTGGTAATCCGGGTCAATCCGGATCCCGATGAAAGCCTGGTCGGACGGGCGTTTCTCCGCGACCGCCTGGTCGTTGTGGCGAGCCCGGACCTTCCTCGCCCGACCGATGGGCTCGCCGCTCCTGGCGTTGCGCGCGGGACAGGCGAGCGGCAAACATGGCAGGTGAAGACACCAGGTGGCTGGGCAACACTTAGAATCGAGCCGATCCTCGCCTTGTCGACACTCATCATGGTCCGCGATGCGGTGCGAGCCGGAATCGGCGCAGGACGGCTTCCCATTTCGTTGGTGGCCCACGACCTGGCTGACGGCACACTGGTGAATTGGGGGGATATTGACGGCCCCGAAATTTCTCTATGGACGCTGTACCCGTCGCGGCGGCTGCTCAGCGCGCGCGTGTCGGCATTCCTGGATTTTCTGAAACAGGCTTTCCCAAACGGGACGCCGGACGAACTGGCCGCCTATATCGGCAGGTGA
- a CDS encoding NmrA/HSCARG family protein: MTILVTGATGNIGRQVVEQLAKRGADVRALVRDPSKASFPAGVSVAQGDFLDVDSLRKAMSGVSTLFLLNAVVPDEFTQALIALNVARSAGIERIVYLSVIHADVYVNVPHFAGKFGVERMIEHMDFKATILRPAYFIQNDLTVEDVITGYGTYPMPIGPKGLAMIDARDIAEIAALELLRREQSKEPLAFERINLVGPQTLTGTDIAAIWSDVLARPISYSGDNTEGFEQNLKQFLPAWMAYDMRLMGERFFTDGMLPEAGDVERLTALLGRPLRPYRDFASALAASV, encoded by the coding sequence ATGACCATTCTCGTTACCGGCGCCACCGGCAATATCGGCCGCCAAGTCGTCGAACAGCTCGCCAAGCGCGGCGCCGATGTGCGTGCTCTCGTGCGCGATCCGTCGAAAGCCAGTTTTCCGGCAGGCGTATCCGTCGCGCAAGGCGACTTTCTCGATGTCGATTCGCTGCGCAAAGCCATGTCTGGCGTTTCCACGCTGTTTCTCTTGAACGCCGTGGTGCCGGACGAATTCACCCAGGCTTTGATCGCCTTGAACGTCGCCCGATCGGCCGGCATCGAGCGGATCGTCTATCTCTCGGTGATCCACGCTGACGTCTATGTGAACGTGCCGCATTTCGCGGGCAAGTTCGGCGTCGAGCGAATGATCGAACACATGGACTTCAAAGCTACGATCTTGCGCCCGGCCTACTTCATCCAGAACGATCTGACGGTCGAAGACGTCATCACCGGCTACGGCACCTACCCAATGCCGATCGGACCCAAGGGTCTCGCCATGATCGACGCCCGCGATATCGCCGAGATCGCCGCCCTTGAGCTGCTGCGTCGCGAACAGTCCAAGGAGCCGCTTGCGTTCGAGCGGATCAACCTCGTCGGTCCGCAGACACTGACCGGGACGGATATTGCCGCAATCTGGTCAGACGTACTCGCCCGCCCGATCAGCTACAGCGGCGACAATACGGAGGGTTTTGAGCAAAATCTCAAGCAGTTCCTGCCCGCCTGGATGGCCTACGACATGCGCCTGATGGGCGAGCGTTTCTTCACCGACGGGATGCTGCCCGAGGCCGGCGACGTCGAGCGCCTGACGGCACTTCTGGGTCGCCCACTGCGCCCGTATCGCGACTTCGCCTCAGCACTCGCTGCTTCCGTCTGA
- a CDS encoding GFA family protein: protein MSRRLTGKCFCGAVQYEVADEFVYAANCHCSNCRRTTGSAFKPFAGIEREKLALAEGHHGLIHFGDSGHDAHCSRCGSLLYSLVRDGAYVHVAMGTLVDDPTIRPTAHIFVGSKAPWFTIADDLPQYEGHVIAGPGDA from the coding sequence ATGAGTCGCAGGCTCACCGGCAAATGTTTTTGCGGCGCGGTCCAGTATGAAGTGGCGGACGAGTTCGTCTATGCCGCCAACTGCCATTGTTCAAACTGCCGGCGCACCACAGGTTCCGCCTTCAAGCCTTTCGCCGGCATCGAGCGCGAGAAACTTGCCCTTGCCGAAGGGCATCACGGACTCATCCATTTCGGCGACAGCGGCCACGATGCGCATTGCAGCCGCTGCGGCTCGTTGCTGTATTCGCTGGTCCGCGACGGCGCCTATGTCCATGTCGCCATGGGCACGCTGGTTGACGATCCGACGATCCGGCCGACCGCGCACATCTTCGTCGGCTCCAAGGCGCCATGGTTCACCATCGCCGACGACTTGCCGCAATATGAAGGGCATGTGATCGCCGGTCCAGGCGACGCATAG
- the prfB gene encoding peptide chain release factor 2 (programmed frameshift): MRAETQNIVDEIRQAITLLRRHFDWDQAIKRLEYLNVRAEDSSLWNEPLEAQKLMRERQGLEDGIAGVKSLTQALEDNIGLIELGEEEGDQNVIAEAEAALRSMQGEAKARQVETLLSGEADANDTYLEVHAGAGGTESQDWASMLLRMYTRWAERRRFKVEVLEVHDGEEAGIKSATLLIKGHNAYGWLKTESGVHRLVRISPYDSNARRHTSFSSVWVYPVVDDRIEIDVSESDVRIDTYRSSGSGGQHVNTTDSAVRITHIATGIAVACQAERSQHKNKAKAWEMLRSRLYEEELKKREAVANATEASKSDIGWGHQIRSYVLQPYQLVKDLRTGVESTSPSSVLDGDLDDFMEASLSQRIEGGAGEAVADLD, from the exons ATGCGCGCGGAAACGCAGAACATTGTCGACGAGATCAGGCAGGCGATCACCCTGCTGAGGAGGCAT TTTGACTGGGATCAGGCCATAAAGCGGCTTGAATACCTGAACGTGCGGGCCGAGGATTCCAGCCTCTGGAACGAACCGCTGGAAGCGCAGAAGCTGATGCGCGAGCGCCAGGGCCTCGAAGACGGGATCGCCGGCGTCAAAAGCCTGACCCAGGCGCTGGAGGACAATATCGGCCTGATCGAACTGGGTGAGGAAGAGGGCGACCAGAACGTGATCGCCGAGGCGGAAGCCGCCCTCCGCTCGATGCAGGGCGAGGCCAAGGCCCGCCAGGTAGAGACGCTGCTGTCGGGCGAGGCCGACGCCAACGACACCTATCTCGAAGTCCATGCCGGCGCCGGTGGCACCGAGAGCCAGGACTGGGCCTCGATGCTTTTGCGCATGTATACGCGCTGGGCCGAGCGGCGCCGTTTCAAGGTCGAGGTGCTGGAAGTCCATGACGGCGAAGAAGCCGGCATCAAGTCCGCCACGCTCCTGATCAAGGGCCACAATGCCTATGGCTGGCTGAAGACCGAGTCGGGCGTTCATCGCCTGGTCCGCATTTCACCCTATGACAGCAATGCGCGCCGCCACACGTCCTTCTCCAGCGTCTGGGTCTACCCGGTCGTCGATGACAGGATCGAGATCGACGTCTCGGAATCCGATGTACGCATCGACACCTACCGCTCATCCGGTTCGGGCGGCCAGCACGTCAACACCACGGACTCGGCGGTTCGCATCACCCATATCGCCACCGGCATCGCGGTTGCCTGCCAGGCCGAACGCTCGCAGCACAAGAACAAGGCGAAGGCCTGGGAAATGCTGCGCTCGCGCCTTTACGAGGAAGAGCTGAAGAAGCGCGAAGCGGTGGCCAATGCCACAGAAGCGTCGAAGAGCGACATCGGCTGGGGTCACCAGATTCGTTCCTATGTGCTGCAGCCCTACCAGTTGGTGAAGGACCTGCGCACCGGCGTCGAGAGCACCAGCCCGTCGAGCGTGCTCGATGGCGACCTCGACGACTTCATGGAAGCCTCGTTGTCGCAGCGCATCGAGGGCGGTGCCGGTGAAGCCGTGGCCGACCTCGACTAG
- a CDS encoding penicillin-binding protein 1A: MIRLIGYFFGIGTTLALMVAAGVAIYISHLSKDLPDYEVLAKYEPPVTTRIHASDGSLMAEYARERRLYLPIQAVPDRVKAAFLSAEDKNFYNHPGIDITGLGRAIYVNLQNLGSGRRQVGASTITQQVAKNFLLSSDQTYERKIKEMILAFRIEQAYSKDRILELYLNEIFFGFGAYGVAGAALTYFDKSVNELTVAEAAYLASLPKGPNNYHPFKHADRAIERRNWVIDQMVENGYVTREEGDKAKAEPLGVTPRRNGSYLFAGEYFTEEVRRQIISRYGENALYEGGLSVRTTLDPKIQLIARKSMQNGLLKYDTLRGYRGPVTHIDASGDWGVALGNVKGLEDVPEWSLAVVLDSSATGLSIGLQPTRQISGDIVKERIEGAVSKEDMSFAMRHVVDGKTVKAKSPADVLQPGDVIFVQKNEGSEGAYTLRQVPEVEGGLIAMDPHTGRVLAMVGGFSYAQSEFNRATQAMRQPGSSFKPIVYSAALDNGYTPASVIMDGPITIQSGTTTWTPKNYDGTVAGPATLRSGIEKSRNLMTVRLANDMGMKLVVEYAERFGVYDHLAPYLPMALGSGETTVMRMVSAYSIMANGGKSIKPSLIDRIQDRYGKTVFKQDERGCEGCNAPEWNNQPEPELVDNSEQVLDPMTAYQITSMMEGVVQRGTGATIAELGRHIAGKTGTTNDEKDAWFIGYTPNLVVGLYMGYDTPRGLGHGATGGGLAAPIFKDFMRVALDGTPNVDFKVPEGMNLVAINRKTGMRAASGDPGTIIEAFKPGTGPADSYWVIGMGADGSNGAGGPLSPQATEAIQAPGGGLY, encoded by the coding sequence ATGATTCGTCTTATCGGCTATTTCTTTGGTATCGGCACGACGCTGGCGCTTATGGTCGCCGCGGGCGTGGCGATATACATCAGCCATCTGTCGAAAGACCTGCCCGACTATGAGGTCCTGGCCAAGTACGAGCCGCCAGTGACGACCCGCATCCATGCTTCCGACGGCTCGCTGATGGCCGAATATGCGCGCGAACGGCGGCTCTATCTGCCGATCCAGGCGGTTCCGGACCGGGTCAAGGCGGCGTTCCTGTCGGCCGAGGACAAGAATTTCTACAACCATCCCGGCATCGACATCACCGGGCTTGGCCGCGCCATCTACGTCAACCTGCAGAATCTGGGTTCGGGCAGGCGCCAGGTCGGCGCCTCGACCATCACCCAGCAGGTGGCGAAGAACTTCCTCTTGTCCTCGGACCAGACCTACGAGCGCAAGATCAAGGAGATGATCCTGGCATTCCGCATCGAGCAGGCTTATTCGAAGGACCGCATCCTTGAGCTCTATCTCAACGAAATCTTCTTCGGCTTCGGCGCCTATGGCGTTGCGGGCGCGGCACTGACCTATTTCGACAAGTCGGTCAACGAACTCACGGTCGCGGAAGCCGCCTATCTGGCGTCGCTGCCGAAGGGGCCCAACAACTACCATCCCTTCAAGCATGCCGACCGCGCCATCGAGCGCCGCAACTGGGTCATCGACCAGATGGTCGAGAACGGCTACGTGACGCGCGAGGAAGGCGACAAGGCCAAGGCCGAGCCGCTCGGCGTGACGCCGCGTCGTAACGGCTCCTATCTGTTTGCGGGTGAATATTTCACCGAGGAAGTGCGCCGCCAGATCATCTCGCGCTATGGCGAGAACGCGCTCTATGAGGGCGGCCTTTCGGTGCGCACGACGCTCGATCCGAAGATCCAGCTCATCGCCCGCAAGTCGATGCAGAACGGCTTGCTCAAATACGACACGCTGCGCGGCTATCGCGGACCGGTGACGCATATCGATGCCTCCGGCGACTGGGGCGTGGCGCTGGGCAACGTCAAGGGGCTGGAAGACGTGCCGGAATGGTCGCTTGCCGTCGTGCTCGACAGCTCGGCGACCGGCCTTTCCATCGGCCTGCAGCCGACGCGGCAGATTTCGGGCGATATCGTCAAGGAACGCATCGAAGGCGCCGTCAGCAAGGAAGACATGAGCTTTGCCATGCGCCATGTGGTCGATGGCAAGACGGTCAAGGCCAAGTCTCCGGCCGATGTACTGCAGCCCGGCGACGTCATCTTCGTGCAGAAGAACGAAGGGTCGGAAGGCGCCTACACGCTGCGCCAGGTGCCGGAAGTGGAGGGCGGCCTGATCGCCATGGATCCACATACCGGCCGCGTGCTGGCCATGGTCGGCGGCTTCTCCTATGCGCAGTCGGAGTTCAACCGTGCCACGCAGGCGATGCGCCAGCCGGGATCGTCCTTCAAGCCGATCGTCTATTCGGCCGCGCTCGACAATGGCTATACGCCGGCCTCGGTGATCATGGACGGACCGATCACCATCCAGAGCGGCACTACGACCTGGACGCCGAAGAACTATGACGGCACGGTGGCAGGCCCCGCTACCTTGCGTTCCGGCATCGAAAAGTCGCGCAATTTGATGACGGTGCGGCTCGCCAACGACATGGGCATGAAGCTGGTGGTGGAATATGCCGAGAGGTTCGGCGTCTACGACCATCTGGCGCCGTATCTGCCGATGGCGCTGGGCTCCGGCGAGACGACGGTGATGCGCATGGTGTCGGCCTATTCGATCATGGCCAATGGCGGCAAGTCGATCAAACCCTCGCTCATCGACCGCATCCAGGACCGCTACGGCAAGACCGTGTTCAAGCAGGACGAGCGCGGCTGCGAAGGCTGCAACGCGCCCGAATGGAACAACCAGCCCGAACCGGAACTGGTCGACAATTCCGAGCAGGTGCTCGATCCGATGACGGCCTACCAGATCACCTCGATGATGGAAGGCGTGGTCCAGCGCGGCACCGGCGCCACCATCGCCGAGCTTGGCCGCCACATCGCCGGCAAGACCGGAACGACCAATGACGAGAAGGACGCCTGGTTCATCGGCTATACGCCGAACCTCGTCGTCGGCCTCTACATGGGTTACGACACGCCGCGCGGTCTCGGCCATGGCGCCACCGGCGGTGGTCTGGCGGCGCCTATCTTCAAGGACTTCATGCGCGTTGCGCTGGACGGCACGCCCAATGTCGACTTCAAGGTGCCGGAAGGCATGAACCTGGTCGCCATCAACCGCAAGACCGGCATGCGTGCCGCGTCGGGCGATCCCGGCACCATCATCGAAGCCTTCAAGCCCGGCACCGGCCCCGCCGACAGCTATTGGGTGATCGGCATGGGCGCCGACGGGTCCAACGGCGCCGGCGGACCGCTATCGCCGCAGGCTACGGAAGCTATCCAGGCACCCGGCGGCGGACTCTACTGA
- a CDS encoding N-acetylmuramoyl-L-alanine amidase yields the protein MGLAGTTDKGHGRAGRFLRAAGVLLLLALCLAFAPVSRAADAPLGATAYKMAGDATKMRIVIDFDREPDIKWFLLRGPNRLVVDLPRTRFAIGAKDAKARGLVKAVRYGDQGEGSRLILTGKGPFSVDKLEVLKNEDGAGYRIAIDVSAASDREFDEALANQALTTGSTVSTDKGSRVGTGPISNPGHRFTIVIDPGHGGIDGGAEGLNGTIEKNVTLAFATELRDKLAAVGNYDVFMTRDSDEFLRLDDRVRIARQHEADLLISIHADTISVKGIRGATVYTVSDKASDPQAQALADRENLSDQFAGMVIKDDNKEVTDILIDLIRRETHNFSMSFAHTLVGQLSTSVGLINNPQRSAGFKVLKAPDVPSVLVELGYLSNAKDEAQLLDADWRGKAAQSITNAVALFASAKMGTGTGG from the coding sequence ATGGGACTGGCGGGCACCACAGACAAGGGCCATGGCCGTGCAGGCCGTTTCCTGCGCGCTGCCGGTGTGCTGTTGCTGCTGGCGCTTTGCCTTGCTTTTGCGCCGGTTTCACGCGCCGCCGATGCGCCACTCGGCGCCACCGCCTACAAGATGGCCGGCGACGCAACCAAGATGCGCATCGTCATCGATTTCGACCGCGAGCCCGACATCAAATGGTTCCTGCTGCGCGGCCCCAACCGGCTGGTCGTGGACCTGCCGCGCACCCGATTCGCCATTGGCGCGAAGGACGCCAAGGCCCGCGGCCTGGTCAAGGCGGTGCGTTATGGCGATCAGGGCGAGGGATCGCGGCTGATCCTGACCGGCAAGGGGCCGTTCTCGGTCGACAAGCTCGAGGTGCTCAAGAACGAGGACGGCGCAGGCTATCGCATCGCCATCGACGTGTCGGCAGCCTCCGACCGCGAGTTCGACGAAGCCCTTGCCAACCAGGCGCTGACCACCGGCTCGACCGTCTCCACCGACAAGGGCTCCAGGGTCGGCACAGGGCCGATCTCCAATCCCGGGCATCGCTTCACCATCGTCATCGATCCCGGCCATGGCGGCATCGACGGTGGCGCCGAAGGCCTCAACGGCACCATCGAGAAGAACGTGACGCTGGCCTTCGCCACCGAACTGCGCGACAAGCTCGCCGCCGTCGGCAACTACGACGTGTTCATGACGCGCGATTCCGACGAGTTCCTGCGGCTCGATGACCGCGTGCGCATCGCCCGTCAGCACGAGGCCGACCTTTTGATCTCGATCCATGCCGACACGATCAGCGTCAAGGGTATCAGAGGCGCCACCGTCTATACCGTCTCCGACAAGGCGTCCGATCCGCAAGCGCAGGCGCTTGCCGACCGTGAAAACCTCTCCGACCAGTTCGCCGGCATGGTGATCAAGGACGACAACAAGGAAGTCACCGACATACTGATCGACCTGATCCGCCGCGAGACGCATAATTTCTCGATGAGCTTTGCCCACACTCTGGTCGGCCAGTTGTCCACCAGCGTCGGCCTGATCAACAATCCGCAGCGTTCGGCCGGTTTCAAAGTGCTGAAAGCGCCCGATGTGCCGTCGGTGCTGGTGGAACTCGGCTATCTCTCCAACGCCAAGGATGAAGCGCAACTGCTCGACGCCGACTGGCGCGGCAAGGCGGCGCAGAGCATCACCAACGCCGTCGCCCTGTTTGCCTCCGCCAAGATGGGAACGGGAACCGGAGGCTGA
- a CDS encoding glutaminase, with translation MPDLEQALADVAAEMAERSDRGEVATYIPQLGKVDPNKFGIAAVTNDGRVLVAGDADQAFSIQSISKVFTLTLALGNVGDALWQRVGREPSGNPFNSIVQLEHENGIPRNPFINAGAIVVSDILLAGHQPREAIGEILRFIQFLADDEAIIIDREVAASERATGYRNFALANYMKSFGNLNHAPELALGVYFHHCAIAMSCRQLALAGRFLANGGRNPATGHSVVSAERARRIGAMMLTCGHYDGSGDFAFRVGIPGKSGVGGGILGIVPGVASLAVWSPGLNANGNSKLGSIALEKLARMMNWSIFAP, from the coding sequence ATGCCGGATCTTGAACAAGCGCTGGCCGACGTCGCCGCCGAGATGGCCGAGCGCTCCGATCGCGGCGAGGTCGCCACCTACATTCCGCAGCTCGGCAAGGTCGATCCGAACAAATTCGGCATTGCCGCCGTGACCAATGACGGCCGCGTGCTGGTCGCCGGCGACGCCGACCAGGCGTTTTCGATCCAGTCCATCTCCAAGGTGTTTACGCTTACGTTGGCGCTCGGCAATGTCGGCGACGCGCTGTGGCAGCGTGTCGGACGCGAGCCGTCGGGCAATCCGTTCAACTCGATCGTGCAGCTCGAGCATGAGAACGGCATTCCGCGCAATCCGTTCATCAATGCCGGCGCCATCGTCGTCTCCGACATACTGCTTGCCGGCCACCAGCCGCGCGAGGCGATCGGCGAAATCCTGCGCTTCATCCAGTTCCTTGCCGATGACGAAGCGATCATCATCGACCGCGAGGTCGCGGCTTCCGAACGCGCCACCGGCTATCGCAACTTCGCGCTTGCCAACTACATGAAATCCTTCGGCAATCTCAACCATGCACCGGAGCTGGCGCTGGGCGTGTACTTCCACCATTGCGCCATCGCCATGAGCTGCCGGCAATTGGCGCTGGCCGGCCGCTTCCTCGCCAATGGCGGCAGAAACCCGGCAACCGGGCACTCCGTGGTGTCTGCCGAGCGGGCGCGGCGCATCGGCGCCATGATGCTGACCTGTGGCCACTATGACGGTTCCGGCGATTTCGCCTTCCGTGTCGGCATTCCCGGCAAAAGCGGCGTCGGCGGCGGCATATTGGGGATCGTGCCGGGTGTTGCTTCGCTCGCCGTATGGTCGCCGGGCTTGAACGCCAACGGCAATTCCAAGCTGGGGTCGATCGCCTTGGAAAAACTGGCCAGGATGATGAACTGGTCGATTTTCGCCCCCTGA
- a CDS encoding aminotransferase class I/II-fold pyridoxal phosphate-dependent enzyme yields MVVSLSRRGEVEPFHAMDILAEANRLKATGVPVVSMAVGQPSDPAPVGVREAAANALRIGRIGYTDTLGLADLRKAIATHYGDHYGIDVAPNRIAVTTGSSAAFNLAFLAMFDPGDRVAIAAPGYPAYRNIMAALGIQIVEIELGSDAYLHAEHLKSAHREKPLKGVLFASPANPTGAVIPVDELSALVRTAEELGIAVISDEIYHRLAYAAPDTTALAHGSGVTVINSFSKYYCMTGWRIGWMVLPEALVRPIERIAQSLYISPPELSQIAAIEAFKATQELEAVKARYAWNRELLMRRLPELGFPLAAPMDGAFYAFCDVTRHTNDSMAFARKMLAEAHVAATPGRDFDPLAGHRTMRFSYAGSHDDMVEALARIERWLK; encoded by the coding sequence ATGGTAGTTTCGCTGTCGCGCCGCGGTGAAGTCGAGCCGTTTCACGCCATGGACATTCTGGCCGAAGCCAACCGGCTGAAGGCGACGGGCGTGCCTGTCGTGTCCATGGCCGTGGGCCAGCCATCCGATCCGGCACCCGTGGGCGTGAGGGAAGCAGCCGCAAATGCGCTGAGGATCGGACGCATCGGCTATACCGACACGCTCGGTCTGGCGGATCTGCGCAAGGCGATCGCCACGCATTATGGCGACCATTACGGGATCGATGTCGCGCCGAACCGGATCGCCGTGACCACGGGATCGTCGGCCGCCTTCAATCTGGCATTCCTGGCGATGTTCGATCCCGGCGACCGCGTCGCCATCGCAGCACCCGGCTATCCGGCCTACCGCAACATCATGGCCGCGCTCGGTATCCAGATCGTCGAGATCGAGCTCGGCAGCGACGCCTATCTTCATGCCGAACATTTGAAATCGGCGCACCGGGAAAAACCGCTGAAGGGTGTGTTGTTCGCCAGCCCGGCCAATCCGACAGGTGCGGTCATTCCCGTCGACGAGTTGTCGGCACTGGTGAGGACAGCCGAAGAACTCGGCATCGCGGTGATATCGGACGAAATTTATCACCGGCTGGCCTATGCCGCGCCCGACACCACGGCGCTGGCCCATGGCTCAGGCGTGACGGTGATCAATTCCTTCTCGAAATATTATTGCATGACCGGATGGCGCATCGGCTGGATGGTGCTGCCGGAAGCTCTGGTGAGGCCGATCGAGCGCATCGCCCAGAGCCTCTACATCTCGCCGCCGGAACTGTCGCAGATCGCCGCGATCGAGGCCTTCAAGGCGACCCAAGAGCTGGAAGCGGTGAAGGCGCGCTATGCCTGGAACCGCGAGCTGTTGATGCGGCGCCTGCCGGAACTCGGATTTCCCTTGGCGGCGCCGATGGACGGCGCCTTCTACGCTTTCTGCGATGTCACCCGGCATACCAATGACAGCATGGCCTTTGCGCGCAAAATGCTGGCCGAAGCGCATGTGGCGGCGACGCCCGGTCGCGATTTCGATCCGCTGGCCGGACACCGCACGATGCGCTTTTCCTATGCCGGCAGCCATGACGACATGGTCGAGGCGTTGGCGCGCATCGAGCGCTGGCTGAAATAG